The following proteins come from a genomic window of Gynuella sunshinyii YC6258:
- the fghA gene encoding S-formylglutathione hydrolase gives MTLELISSNKSFGGWLKRFSHASTVLSCEMRFSVYLPPQVEDGTKVPVLYWLSGLTCTDENFMQKAGAQQLAAELGLAIVAPDTSPRGEGVADAPDGAYDLGLGAGFYVNATQPPWNTHYQMYDYIVSELPAIIEAHFSINGKVAISGHSMGGHGALMIALRNPDKFVSVSAFSPISHPSNCPWGEKALSAYLGNDKSLWQTYDASVLMQQATAFLPTLVDQGDADEFLPHQLQPEALEQAAKISGYPLELRRQPGYDHSYYFIASFIADHLRFHARHLQ, from the coding sequence ATGACTCTGGAATTAATCAGCAGCAACAAAAGCTTTGGTGGCTGGCTCAAGCGTTTCAGCCACGCCTCAACAGTCCTCAGCTGCGAGATGCGCTTTAGTGTCTATCTGCCGCCACAGGTAGAAGATGGCACCAAAGTCCCGGTACTGTACTGGTTATCCGGACTGACCTGCACCGATGAAAACTTTATGCAGAAAGCCGGTGCTCAACAGCTGGCAGCTGAGCTCGGTCTTGCCATCGTGGCGCCGGATACCAGTCCGCGCGGTGAAGGCGTGGCCGATGCCCCCGATGGCGCCTATGATCTGGGACTGGGGGCAGGCTTTTATGTCAACGCAACCCAGCCTCCCTGGAATACACATTATCAAATGTATGACTACATCGTCAGCGAACTGCCGGCAATCATTGAGGCTCACTTTTCCATCAACGGTAAAGTCGCCATCAGCGGCCACTCCATGGGTGGACACGGAGCACTGATGATTGCTCTGCGCAATCCGGACAAATTTGTATCCGTATCGGCTTTCAGTCCCATCAGCCATCCGAGTAATTGTCCTTGGGGGGAGAAAGCTTTGAGCGCCTACCTGGGCAATGATAAAAGTTTGTGGCAAACCTATGATGCCAGCGTCCTGATGCAACAGGCGACAGCGTTTCTGCCAACACTGGTAGATCAGGGTGATGCGGACGAGTTTCTGCCGCATCAGTTGCAACCGGAAGCCCTTGAGCAGGCAGCGAAGATATCCGGCTATCCTCTGGAGCTTCGCCGACAGCCTGGCTATGATCACAGCTACTATTTTATTGCCAGCTTTATCGCGGACCACCTGCGCTTCCACGCCCGTCATCTGCAGTAA
- a CDS encoding PQQ-dependent sugar dehydrogenase has translation MTFSIILYGICAAARADLPSGPPVPTPPPNAKNQTPAFPQQTRAPEVHSDFSIQLTQVANGLNHPWALQFLPDGKLLLTERSGNLRLITQDGQMSAPLQGLPEVFTSGQGGLLDVNISPDFDQDRLVYFSYSEPREHNKNATAVARGRLNETAAVLENVEVIFRQQPAWESHLHFGSRLVWNKSGNLFVTLGERSLPKPRQLAQDTNTHLGKVIQIKADGSIPGTNPFIHGGGQPEIWSYGHRNPQGAAIHPLTGELWTIEHGPRGGDELNTPEAGKNYGWPVITYGIDYSGAPIGNGITQQPGMEQPRYYWDPVIAPGGMTFYQGPIFPEWNGNLLISSLNPGGIVRVMIQDHQVIGEERLATNVGRIRDLTTDHDGYIWFVTDADNGSLYKVSRTTP, from the coding sequence ATGACCTTTAGTATCATACTGTACGGCATATGCGCTGCCGCGCGGGCAGATCTGCCGTCCGGTCCGCCGGTTCCCACTCCACCTCCCAATGCCAAAAACCAGACGCCGGCATTCCCACAACAGACACGCGCGCCGGAAGTTCACTCGGACTTTTCGATTCAGTTGACACAAGTCGCCAACGGATTAAACCATCCGTGGGCGTTGCAGTTTCTACCGGATGGAAAACTACTGCTTACGGAACGTTCGGGGAACCTTCGGCTGATCACTCAGGACGGTCAAATGTCGGCACCGTTACAAGGATTGCCAGAGGTGTTCACGTCCGGACAAGGTGGACTGCTGGATGTCAATATCTCTCCGGATTTTGATCAGGACAGGCTGGTGTACTTCAGCTACTCAGAACCCCGTGAGCATAATAAAAATGCCACAGCGGTCGCCCGTGGCAGGCTGAACGAAACTGCCGCCGTGCTGGAAAATGTTGAAGTGATCTTCCGCCAGCAGCCAGCCTGGGAATCCCACCTGCATTTTGGTTCCAGATTGGTCTGGAACAAATCGGGAAATTTGTTTGTCACCCTCGGCGAACGATCGCTGCCAAAACCGCGCCAGCTGGCCCAGGATACCAACACCCATCTGGGCAAAGTCATACAGATAAAAGCCGATGGCAGCATCCCGGGTACCAACCCGTTCATTCACGGTGGAGGCCAACCAGAGATCTGGTCATATGGTCACCGTAACCCTCAGGGTGCAGCAATTCATCCACTCACCGGGGAACTCTGGACGATAGAACATGGCCCACGTGGTGGAGATGAACTGAATACACCGGAGGCAGGAAAAAACTATGGCTGGCCAGTGATCACCTATGGAATCGATTACTCCGGTGCACCTATCGGTAATGGCATCACCCAGCAGCCGGGCATGGAACAGCCACGTTATTATTGGGACCCGGTCATTGCTCCCGGCGGCATGACCTTTTATCAAGGACCGATATTTCCGGAATGGAACGGAAATCTACTCATATCCTCCTTGAATCCCGGCGGTATTGTCCGCGTGATGATCCAGGACCACCAGGTGATTGGCGAGGAACGGCTGGCGACCAACGTGGGTAGAATTCGGGATCTGACCACTGATCATGATGGATACATCTGGTTTGTCACCGATGCAGATAACGGCAGTCTTTATAAAGTCAGCCGGACAACACCATAA
- a CDS encoding cytochrome P450 has translation MPTGLKDNRLYLTGAITITTRMIPQRQHDHSALCLMNMLIAGSIKNQPTSISFKTSFHRDTIDRNKAKKQCQNNLNFVNKAKYQSILLLQINSLFLCLFSTFISIITTTMQKTHQHDDSSLNSQFNYLFNGLFKTSIPLKNKLFLKTSIGPTPYWPLGNAHNFLGQSPYMVLKQYNDSFGNTVTFWLLKKANVLLVDPRDIQVLFEQYTPDIFKDSPKHAAGKYFRRSVFFANGSEWEKKRQHHPLSHQNIKSFFGMAQPMLRNICKHYINRINAFDEPKEIPLFDEMTRLSFEIFCQFMLGEKATYTTFDAYLTQMQDMHRRGTSLFPITGFSTARKAGYWRRKVEKTINSARNSPQKSFFSLPGWLSDQGQIDDSGFKLLRDEISTAFYAGTRNVASAVSFLIQLIAAHPDKYTQLQQTIDAFMQNHPNGYQYEDLAELEYLDCTLKETLRLYPTVPAFFREVLPGRQLELPSVVLPEKTQIFISSWVTHRNPELWPSPENFQPERFFEEPQKYTYFPFGVGRQICVGKAMTDFIVKVTVIELLSQLKFESLLPHNTSYIDNEYFSGIIIPSNGLAIKVRNLSSQQR, from the coding sequence TTGCCAACAGGTCTGAAAGATAACCGCCTTTACCTGACCGGTGCAATCACCATTACGACAAGAATGATTCCACAGCGGCAACATGACCACTCTGCACTCTGTTTAATGAACATGCTCATTGCAGGTAGTATCAAAAATCAGCCCACATCAATATCGTTCAAAACAAGTTTTCATAGAGACACAATAGATAGAAATAAAGCTAAAAAACAATGTCAAAATAATTTAAATTTCGTAAACAAGGCCAAATACCAGTCAATATTATTATTGCAAATAAATTCGCTATTCTTATGCTTGTTTTCAACATTCATATCCATAATCACCACTACCATGCAAAAAACCCATCAGCACGACGATTCGTCTTTAAACAGTCAATTTAACTACCTCTTCAACGGTTTGTTTAAAACCAGCATCCCATTGAAAAACAAATTATTTTTAAAAACATCTATCGGTCCAACACCTTACTGGCCTCTGGGGAATGCTCATAATTTTCTTGGCCAGTCACCCTATATGGTACTAAAGCAATATAACGATAGTTTTGGCAACACGGTAACATTTTGGCTCCTTAAAAAAGCCAATGTCCTGCTCGTTGATCCCCGGGACATTCAGGTTTTGTTCGAACAATACACACCAGATATATTTAAAGACTCACCTAAACATGCGGCGGGAAAGTATTTTAGAAGAAGTGTGTTTTTTGCAAACGGTTCTGAATGGGAAAAGAAAAGACAACACCATCCTTTGTCGCATCAGAACATCAAATCATTTTTTGGTATGGCTCAACCCATGCTGAGAAACATCTGCAAACACTACATAAACAGGATCAACGCTTTCGATGAACCCAAAGAAATCCCCCTGTTTGATGAAATGACCAGGCTGTCTTTTGAAATATTCTGCCAGTTTATGTTGGGAGAAAAAGCGACATACACTACATTCGATGCATATCTGACACAAATGCAGGATATGCATCGTCGAGGCACGTCACTTTTCCCGATTACTGGATTTTCGACTGCCAGAAAGGCCGGATATTGGCGAAGAAAAGTGGAAAAAACGATCAATAGTGCCAGAAATTCACCCCAAAAATCATTCTTTAGCTTACCAGGCTGGCTTTCTGACCAGGGCCAAATTGATGATAGTGGATTTAAACTGCTGAGAGACGAAATCAGCACAGCATTTTATGCAGGAACACGAAATGTAGCATCGGCAGTCAGTTTCCTGATACAACTGATAGCGGCGCATCCTGATAAATATACCCAACTGCAACAGACAATTGATGCCTTTATGCAGAATCACCCAAATGGTTATCAATATGAGGATCTGGCAGAACTCGAATATCTTGATTGCACCTTAAAAGAGACGTTGCGGTTATACCCTACGGTTCCCGCATTCTTTAGAGAGGTACTACCGGGAAGGCAACTGGAGTTGCCAAGCGTCGTGTTACCGGAAAAAACCCAGATATTTATCTCCAGCTGGGTCACTCACCGTAATCCGGAACTGTGGCCTTCTCCGGAAAACTTTCAGCCAGAGCGTTTTTTCGAGGAACCCCAAAAATATACCTATTTTCCGTTTGGGGTAGGTCGACAAATCTGTGTTGGCAAGGCAATGACTGATTTTATTGTCAAGGTGACGGTCATTGAGTTGTTAAGCCAGTTAAAATTTGAATCGCTGTTACCTCACAACACCAGCTATATCGATAACGAATACTTTTCCGGCATTATCATTCCCAGCAATGGTCTGGCCATTAAAGTGCGCAATTTATCAAGCCAACAGAGATAA
- a CDS encoding S-(hydroxymethyl)glutathione dehydrogenase/class III alcohol dehydrogenase yields MSDQFIKSRAAVAWGPKQPLTIEEVDVMLPKAGEVLVRILATGVCHTDAFTLSGEDPEGVFPTILGHEGGGIVEQVGEGVTSVKPGDHVIPLYTPECGECKFCRSGKTNLCQKIRETQGKGLMPDGTTRFFKDGQPIYHYMGCSTFSEYTVLPEISLAKVNPAAPLEEVCLLGCGVTTGMGAVMNTAKVEEGATVAIFGLGGIGLSAVIGATMAKAGRIIGIDVNESKFELAKKLGATECINPTQYDKPIQEVIVELTDGGVDYSFECIGNVNVMRSALECCHKGWGESVIIGVAGAGQEISTRPFQLVTGRVWRGSAFGGVKGRSQLPDIVERYLAGEFKLDDFITHTMGLEDINEAFELMHEGKSIRSVIHYNR; encoded by the coding sequence ATGTCTGATCAATTCATTAAATCCAGAGCCGCCGTAGCCTGGGGACCCAAACAACCGCTGACTATCGAAGAAGTCGATGTCATGCTGCCAAAGGCCGGTGAGGTACTGGTGCGTATTCTCGCCACTGGTGTCTGTCATACCGATGCCTTCACATTATCCGGAGAAGATCCTGAAGGGGTCTTTCCGACCATCCTTGGCCACGAAGGCGGTGGTATCGTTGAACAGGTGGGAGAAGGTGTCACCAGCGTCAAACCAGGTGATCATGTGATTCCACTATACACACCGGAATGTGGCGAGTGTAAATTCTGCCGATCCGGCAAAACCAATCTCTGCCAGAAAATTCGCGAGACCCAGGGCAAGGGCCTGATGCCAGACGGGACCACCCGCTTTTTTAAAGACGGTCAGCCCATCTATCACTACATGGGTTGCTCAACGTTTTCCGAATATACCGTGCTGCCTGAAATCTCTTTGGCTAAAGTCAATCCCGCAGCCCCATTGGAAGAAGTCTGCCTGTTGGGTTGTGGTGTCACCACAGGTATGGGTGCGGTGATGAATACAGCCAAAGTCGAGGAAGGAGCAACTGTTGCAATCTTCGGCCTGGGTGGCATCGGTCTATCCGCTGTAATAGGTGCAACCATGGCAAAAGCCGGTCGCATCATTGGCATCGATGTCAATGAAAGCAAGTTCGAACTGGCCAAGAAACTGGGCGCTACCGAATGCATCAATCCAACTCAATATGACAAACCCATCCAGGAAGTGATTGTTGAGCTCACCGATGGCGGTGTGGACTACTCCTTCGAATGTATTGGTAACGTTAACGTCATGCGCTCAGCACTGGAATGCTGCCACAAAGGATGGGGAGAATCCGTGATCATTGGTGTTGCCGGTGCCGGACAGGAAATATCCACCCGTCCGTTCCAACTGGTCACTGGTCGAGTATGGCGTGGTTCTGCGTTCGGCGGAGTGAAAGGCCGTTCTCAGCTGCCAGATATCGTAGAGCGCTATCTTGCTGGCGAGTTCAAGTTGGATGACTTTATTACCCATACCATGGGACTGGAAGACATCAACGAGGCATTCGAGCTGATGCACGAAGGTAAAAGCATTCGTTCTGTGATTCACTACAACCGCTAA
- a CDS encoding fatty acid desaturase family protein, with protein MKTQKLYIYKADILPLTFIFLLFTCQCIVYFKVDSIALLLLSSLLFMPLLTFCVSYNHHHAHVPVSNSKILNSVINRVLCLQVWISHYAWILHHNIGHHANYMNQHPDHHGDIDDSNWTREDGTQMGRMEYTIYLVKTAGHRVTENGKKSVQTYKRYLSFKLQNYVLLILLLLYKPVAASLIFIIPSLVMVVYTFWLTYPHHSGLRTEDPYKASRSITHPLYNFWFCNLGYHAAHHIKPGMHWSALPDFHKSIEDKIPDHLIQRTLFPEPRQILKTEDLEYDL; from the coding sequence ATGAAAACTCAAAAACTATACATCTACAAGGCAGATATTCTGCCACTGACATTTATTTTTCTGCTGTTTACATGCCAATGTATTGTCTACTTTAAGGTTGATTCCATTGCCTTACTGCTGCTTTCATCGTTGTTGTTCATGCCTCTGCTAACCTTCTGTGTTTCTTACAATCATCATCATGCTCATGTTCCGGTATCAAATTCGAAAATACTTAATTCAGTTATCAATCGTGTCCTATGCCTGCAGGTATGGATCAGTCACTATGCATGGATTTTACACCACAACATCGGTCATCATGCGAACTATATGAATCAACACCCTGACCATCATGGAGACATTGATGACTCCAATTGGACTCGCGAAGATGGAACTCAAATGGGGCGAATGGAATACACAATATACCTTGTCAAAACGGCGGGTCACAGAGTAACCGAGAATGGGAAAAAATCAGTACAGACTTATAAACGCTACCTGAGCTTTAAACTGCAGAATTATGTTCTACTTATTCTTCTTCTGCTTTATAAACCCGTTGCCGCTTCATTGATATTTATTATTCCTTCGCTGGTCATGGTTGTTTATACCTTTTGGCTGACCTATCCTCATCACTCCGGCCTGCGAACAGAGGATCCATATAAAGCATCCCGCTCTATAACTCACCCGCTGTATAACTTCTGGTTTTGCAATCTTGGCTATCATGCTGCACATCATATTAAGCCAGGAATGCACTGGTCTGCATTACCTGATTTTCATAAAAGCATAGAAGATAAAATACCTGATCATCTGATTCAGCGAACACTATTCCCGGAACCAAGACAAATTCTAAAGACGGAAGACCTTGAATATGACCTATAG
- the yidD gene encoding membrane protein insertion efficiency factor YidD: protein MNALAIALINGYQKYLSPYKGFKCAHAVLYQDMSCSQAIKQIIATEGLLGGYRNIRRRFSDCRKAYEQLSDKSQKRERRKKGHRCNYCDPGIACDVADCLPGKGCHPSDSVCDCSIF from the coding sequence ATGAACGCTCTGGCAATAGCGCTGATTAATGGCTATCAAAAATACCTTTCGCCCTATAAAGGTTTTAAATGTGCACATGCCGTCCTGTATCAGGACATGTCGTGTTCCCAAGCTATTAAACAGATTATCGCTACTGAAGGACTGCTCGGTGGATATCGAAATATTCGTCGGCGCTTTTCTGACTGTCGGAAGGCATACGAACAACTGTCTGATAAATCCCAAAAACGGGAGCGCCGGAAAAAAGGGCACCGCTGTAACTACTGCGACCCCGGTATCGCCTGTGATGTCGCCGATTGCCTGCCAGGAAAAGGTTGTCATCCGTCAGACAGTGTCTGTGACTGCTCTATCTTTTAA
- a CDS encoding lipoxygenase family protein, translating to MMPSIPSRDAFQQKRKIRLSSKQRKYRYRVRQSLPPLAEAKRLPLAEKFDLPYYYRRTRPLFRLIVNNYLNLLENWIRPIKGKEAYSKVFKVIDPPAAVANFLSDEDFAWQRVAGVNPVVIQRVRDRLPDTLEIDEQSLLSLIDSSASSLSEVIEHGRLFIADYSILNGLSKGRYADLNKVLYDPLVVFHYGSTSNQKPFLRPIIIQLSQSQQNNTLVSYKDGEQWYSAKWHVQTADAHYHQFVVHLVWSHLVFEPFPIATNRQLSENHPVHILLKPHCKYSLAINEFGRLNLLFPKGYGENLFAASLDGIKALATKAFGLWSFEESLFENDIAARGMEQLEEYPYRDDGLLIINAIEEFVREYLKIYYKNDEDVKNDHELVAWLNELRSETAGNVKGLPEKLQDIETLARTIRHIIFISAVLHSAVNYPQWDYMGSALNMATSAYKHVDAEEQQGEGTEDLPPFTQLMKQMNFIYYISKPYHNFLGQYRAKDFTDEKAWTAIRNFQIKLNQIESTINQRNGYRHRPYTGLLPSRISNSLNT from the coding sequence ATGATGCCTTCTATTCCCAGCAGAGACGCTTTTCAGCAAAAACGAAAAATACGTTTATCATCGAAACAACGAAAGTATCGCTACAGGGTCCGCCAATCGTTACCACCATTGGCTGAAGCAAAAAGATTGCCGCTGGCTGAGAAATTTGATCTGCCCTACTATTATCGGCGAACCCGCCCCCTGTTTAGGTTAATCGTCAATAACTATCTGAACCTTCTCGAAAACTGGATACGCCCGATCAAAGGTAAGGAAGCATATTCGAAGGTCTTTAAAGTCATCGATCCACCAGCAGCGGTGGCAAACTTTCTGAGCGATGAGGATTTTGCCTGGCAGAGAGTTGCGGGCGTGAATCCCGTGGTTATCCAAAGAGTGAGAGACAGACTGCCCGACACATTGGAAATTGATGAACAGTCATTACTATCGTTAATTGACTCAAGCGCATCGTCCTTGTCTGAAGTCATTGAACATGGCCGGTTATTCATTGCGGACTACAGCATTCTAAACGGGCTCTCAAAAGGCCGGTATGCAGATTTGAATAAAGTTCTTTACGACCCATTGGTTGTTTTTCACTATGGTTCGACATCGAATCAAAAGCCTTTCCTCAGACCCATAATCATTCAACTCAGTCAAAGTCAGCAAAACAATACACTGGTTTCCTATAAAGACGGCGAACAATGGTATTCTGCAAAATGGCACGTTCAAACCGCAGACGCCCATTATCATCAGTTTGTGGTACACCTGGTATGGTCTCATCTGGTATTTGAACCTTTTCCCATCGCCACAAACAGACAGTTAAGTGAGAACCATCCGGTTCACATCTTACTGAAACCTCACTGTAAATACTCACTGGCAATCAACGAGTTTGGTCGTCTCAATCTGCTTTTCCCTAAAGGCTATGGTGAAAACCTGTTCGCCGCGAGTCTGGATGGCATCAAAGCACTTGCCACCAAAGCTTTCGGTCTATGGTCTTTTGAAGAATCCTTATTTGAAAACGACATCGCTGCCAGAGGCATGGAACAGCTGGAAGAATACCCATATCGGGATGACGGCTTGCTGATCATCAACGCGATTGAGGAGTTTGTCCGGGAATATTTAAAAATCTACTACAAAAACGATGAAGATGTTAAAAATGATCATGAACTGGTCGCCTGGTTGAACGAACTCAGGTCCGAAACCGCTGGCAATGTAAAAGGCTTACCTGAAAAACTACAGGACATCGAGACACTGGCACGTACCATCAGGCATATTATTTTTATCTCTGCTGTGCTCCATAGTGCAGTCAATTATCCCCAATGGGACTATATGGGCAGCGCCTTGAATATGGCAACATCGGCCTACAAACATGTCGATGCTGAAGAGCAACAAGGAGAAGGCACCGAAGATCTACCGCCTTTCACACAACTGATGAAGCAAATGAACTTCATCTACTATATCTCCAAACCCTATCACAACTTTTTAGGCCAATACCGGGCGAAAGATTTTACGGACGAAAAAGCATGGACAGCCATTAGAAACTTTCAGATAAAACTCAATCAAATTGAAAGCACCATCAATCAGCGCAACGGTTATCGACATCGCCCGTATACCGGATTACTTCCTTCCAGAATATCAAATAGCCTGAATACATAA
- a CDS encoding YheT family hydrolase, whose translation MTYSPPFLFRNAYLSTIYPTLCRKVEVPIKPLTCFITTRDGDELNFNWYRDNHSRVVILVHGLGGNNQRPYILGMARALLSAGWDVVAMNCRGMGGIMNKKSRIYHGGSTDDLEDVIQHIQDQDIYQEIAPVGFSVGGNIILLYLGKDANTVSHLIKKALCFSVPCDLKHSALELARPRNKVFMKYFLRDFKTLMEQKAAAFPDQISVAGFEEIVNFQEFDNRYTAPLHGFKDAEDYWYQSSCKQYLKNVRIKTLIVMAQDDTFMPKQCYPIKESEQNKYLTLVTPRHGGHVGFVAFNPQNHYWSEKTAIQYLND comes from the coding sequence ATGACCTATAGTCCACCGTTTTTATTCCGAAACGCGTATCTGAGTACCATTTATCCAACGTTATGCAGAAAAGTTGAGGTGCCCATCAAACCTCTTACGTGCTTTATCACAACGAGAGATGGAGATGAGCTGAACTTCAACTGGTACCGCGATAACCATTCCCGGGTGGTGATCCTGGTACATGGTCTGGGCGGCAATAACCAACGCCCCTATATTCTGGGTATGGCAAGGGCATTATTATCGGCCGGCTGGGATGTTGTGGCTATGAATTGTCGCGGCATGGGCGGGATCATGAATAAAAAAAGTCGAATATACCACGGCGGGTCAACAGATGATCTTGAAGACGTCATTCAACATATTCAGGATCAGGACATTTATCAGGAAATAGCTCCGGTCGGCTTCAGTGTTGGTGGCAACATCATTCTGCTTTATTTGGGCAAAGACGCAAACACAGTTTCACATCTCATCAAAAAAGCTCTATGTTTTTCTGTTCCCTGCGATCTGAAACACAGTGCACTGGAGCTGGCCAGACCAAGAAACAAAGTTTTCATGAAGTATTTTTTACGGGACTTCAAAACTCTGATGGAACAAAAAGCGGCCGCCTTTCCCGACCAGATATCGGTGGCAGGATTCGAGGAAATTGTAAACTTCCAGGAATTTGATAACAGATACACGGCACCGTTGCATGGCTTTAAAGATGCAGAAGACTACTGGTATCAGTCCAGCTGTAAACAATATTTAAAGAATGTTCGAATAAAAACGCTCATTGTGATGGCACAGGATGATACTTTCATGCCAAAGCAGTGTTATCCCATTAAAGAATCCGAACAAAACAAGTACCTTACTCTCGTGACCCCCAGACATGGAGGGCATGTTGGGTTCGTCGCCTTTAACCCGCAAAACCACTACTGGTCGGAAAAGACCGCTATACAATATTTAAATGATTAA
- the pepF gene encoding oligoendopeptidase F: protein MHKSLTAALLSFGLLLAPAGFAETEESSMEDPRYTWDLTDIYPSKEAWNQAREAALADLQKIEEYKGTLGKNARHLFEGLEAISNAQQTMSKVYTYASLLADENLQIPEHQEMEQLAAIMYGQLGESTSWLQPEILAIGAKKINRFLRKEPALEPYRFYLENTLRQAPYTLDAKGESLLAGFSTPLDAPSSIYSLIANSDIPWPEVTLSDGQTYRIDSQGYSRWRASENREDRKKVFNAYWSRWQEYRSSVGAVLNSHIQNQVALAKARGYDSVLQRELHTENIPEDVYRTLVKEVNEALPTLHRYFKLREKILGIDQMHYYDIYPPLVSLDKTFDYETSKTITLDAMSILGDDWVNKQTAGMNDQWVHAFPQKGKRSGAYMNGSLYDVHPYLLLNHQDDYESLSTMAHEWGHAMHTLYAIESQPVQTFDYSTFIAEIPSTSLELILQEYMTKRAQTAQEKIFYLGSSLENLRGTFFRQTMFAEFELALYEKVENGEALTGEKISQIYGEILKRYHGTDQHVVEIDELYTNEWMFVPHFYYNMYVYQYATSITAGTALYERIVEDGEAGVENYKNLLRAGGSDYPYVLLKNAGVDLATPEPFKAIIKRMNLIMDEMEALLAESGQSNS from the coding sequence ATGCATAAATCGTTAACTGCGGCCCTGTTGTCGTTCGGGCTGCTGCTGGCTCCGGCAGGCTTTGCCGAGACAGAGGAATCTTCCATGGAAGACCCCAGGTATACCTGGGATCTGACGGATATTTATCCGTCTAAGGAAGCCTGGAATCAGGCCCGCGAAGCTGCGTTGGCAGATCTCCAGAAAATAGAGGAATACAAAGGGACGCTGGGCAAAAATGCCCGGCATCTGTTCGAAGGACTGGAAGCGATTTCCAATGCTCAACAGACAATGAGCAAGGTTTATACCTATGCCAGTCTGCTGGCTGATGAGAATCTGCAGATTCCGGAACACCAGGAAATGGAGCAGCTGGCGGCCATCATGTATGGTCAGCTTGGTGAATCTACTTCATGGCTGCAACCTGAAATACTTGCGATTGGTGCGAAAAAAATAAATCGTTTTCTACGCAAGGAACCCGCCTTGGAGCCGTATCGTTTCTATCTGGAAAACACCTTACGGCAGGCACCCTATACGCTGGATGCCAAAGGTGAGTCTTTACTTGCCGGTTTCAGCACTCCGTTGGATGCGCCATCAAGCATTTACTCCCTGATCGCCAATTCTGATATTCCCTGGCCGGAAGTGACTCTGTCAGATGGCCAAACTTATCGGATTGACTCTCAGGGCTACAGCCGCTGGCGTGCCAGTGAAAACCGTGAAGACCGTAAAAAAGTCTTTAATGCGTACTGGAGCCGTTGGCAGGAGTATCGCAGCAGTGTTGGTGCGGTGTTGAATTCTCATATTCAGAATCAGGTGGCGCTGGCAAAAGCGCGCGGTTATGACAGCGTTTTGCAGCGAGAGCTGCATACCGAAAATATTCCGGAGGATGTATACCGGACTCTCGTGAAAGAAGTTAATGAGGCGCTGCCGACATTGCACCGGTATTTCAAACTGCGGGAAAAAATACTCGGTATCGATCAGATGCATTACTACGACATTTATCCGCCTCTGGTCTCACTGGATAAAACCTTTGACTACGAAACCTCAAAAACCATTACTCTGGATGCCATGTCTATTCTTGGAGATGACTGGGTCAACAAACAAACTGCTGGTATGAATGATCAATGGGTCCACGCATTTCCACAAAAAGGCAAGCGTTCCGGTGCTTATATGAATGGCTCGCTGTATGACGTGCATCCTTATTTGCTGCTGAATCATCAGGATGATTATGAGTCCCTCTCCACTATGGCCCATGAATGGGGACACGCCATGCACACGTTGTATGCAATTGAGTCCCAACCCGTACAGACCTTTGACTATTCAACCTTTATTGCCGAAATTCCGTCCACCAGTCTGGAACTGATTCTGCAGGAGTACATGACCAAGCGCGCACAGACTGCTCAGGAAAAAATCTTCTATCTGGGCTCCAGTCTTGAAAATCTCCGCGGCACTTTTTTCCGTCAGACCATGTTTGCTGAGTTTGAACTGGCGCTGTATGAGAAGGTTGAAAATGGTGAAGCGCTCACCGGTGAAAAAATATCTCAGATCTACGGCGAGATTCTGAAGCGTTATCACGGTACGGATCAGCACGTGGTGGAGATTGATGAGCTCTATACCAATGAATGGATGTTTGTGCCGCACTTTTACTACAACATGTATGTTTATCAATATGCCACTTCCATTACGGCGGGTACGGCACTCTATGAACGTATCGTTGAAGATGGAGAGGCTGGTGTAGAAAATTACAAAAATCTGTTGAGAGCTGGCGGCTCTGACTATCCATATGTGTTACTAAAAAACGCGGGTGTTGATCTTGCCACGCCGGAACCATTCAAAGCCATTATCAAGCGTATGAATCTGATTATGGATGAGATGGAAGCGTTGCTGGCGGAATCAGGCCAGTCGAATTCTTAA